TAGGGGGGTCAAAATTGGTGGGAAAAAGGGGTCAATTTTCAACGGGAATCTTCAGAAAAGACCCGGTTCCTTCGGGTCTACCACAATAAAATTTGAACCTATGGACCCAATCTCCTGGTCGAAATATTGCTGGAAACTGGCTCCCAGTGATACATTAGCAATGACCGCAGCCACACCAATGACAATACCAAGAGTGGTGAGGATAGACCTCATCTTGGCACTGCGTATGCTTCCCAAAGCCATGCGAATGGACTGTACAAGGTTCACCATCAGTTCCACCACCTATTGTTGCTGTTTCTTGCGTCTGTACATTACCAAACTCGATACAACGACTATGGCTGCCAGAATTCCAAAACTGGCCACTCCATTCCCGCTCTTTGGCTTATCAGGTCCAATAGTTAAGATCAGATCATCTATCACAGCTTCGTGCTGGTTATAGCTGTTTTTGTACTGGGCTGTTATTATCAGATCTTTCGAAGTTGGATTATCATCTGATACAACTCTGGCATCGAATTCCACTGTGAACAATTCATCATGGTCCATGGACCCTATGAAATATTCTGCAGGAGAAAATTCAATACCTTCTGCCTGTGGTTTGATGGACACTGACGATAATGTCCCTGGATGGGTATTTACCACATCGAACTCAATAGTGACTATTTCCTCTTCAAGCGTCAAGGGTTTGGTTGGAATGATCTTGATGCCAGAAGAATCGACTTTGATTGGAATATCCCAATTAGTGTTATAGGAATGTGAACTTCCCATCACATTGAATTCCAGATGATTT
This portion of the Methanosarcinales archaeon genome encodes:
- a CDS encoding ABC transporter permease, whose translation is MVNLVQSIRMALGSIRSAKMRSILTTLGIVIGVAAVIANVSLGASFQQYFDQEIGSIGSNFIVVDPKEPGLF